Proteins co-encoded in one Callospermophilus lateralis isolate mCalLat2 chromosome 2, mCalLat2.hap1, whole genome shotgun sequence genomic window:
- the Spindoc gene encoding spindlin interactor and repressor of chromatin-binding protein isoform X2: MALKAEGASLDCFEVTLKCEEGEDDDEAVVVAVIPRPEPMLRVTQQEKTPPPQPNLLEIVGDGCEEPKQQVSWEQEFLVGNSPGGSGRALCMVCGAEIRFPSADTARMHILEQHPHTLDLSPSEKSNILEAWSEGVALLQDVHAEQPSPPSSESGRDAEPDPNGNADSARMPAEIVVLLDSEDNASLPKRIRPRGLRPLELPVAPVPEPGNKKLRGQRWKESPGDEPVRKKRGRPMTKNLDPDPDPPSPDSPTETFAAPAEVRHFTDGSFPPGFVLQLFSHTQLRATDNKDSHKEGKAAEGLPQPESPTPDPPPGLRGTLDLQVIRVRLEEPPAVNLLQDWSKHPRGTKGVGTGDAPDWPTVLSESSTTVGGQPEAGSGV, from the exons ATGGCTCTGAAGGCCGAGGGAGCCTCGCTGGACTGCTTCGAGGTGACGCTCAAGTGTGAGGAAGGGGAGGACGACGACGAGGCCGTGGTGGTGGCGGTAATCCCGCGGCCGGAGCCGATGCTCAGAG TGACCCAACAGGAAAAGACCCCACCACCTCAGCCCAACCTGCTGGAGATAGTTGGTGATGGCTGTGAGGAGCCTAAGCAACAAGTGTCTTGGGAACAGGAGTTCCTGGTGGGAAATAGCCCAGGAGGCAGCGGGCGGGCCCTGTGCATGGTGTGTGGAGCCGAGATCCGCTTCCCCTCAGCCGACACTGCTCGAATGCACATCCTGGAACAGCATCCCCATACCCTAGACCTGAGCCCCTCTGAGAAAAGCAATATTCTGGAGGCCTGGAGTGAAGGAGTGGCTCTTTTGCAAGATGTTCATGCTGAGCAGCCCTCCCCCCCCAGCTCAG AATCAGGCCGGGATGCTGAACCAGACCCTAATGGCAATGCAGACTCTGCTAGGATGCCAGCAGAGATCGTGGTCCTCCTGGACTCTGAGGACAATGCGTCCCTCCCAAAAAGGATCCGGCCCAGGGGACTCCGTCCCCTTGAGCTGCCTG TTGCCCCTGTCCCTGAGCCTGGAAATAAGAAACTTCGTGGTCAGAGATGGAAGGAGTCCCCTGGGGACGAGCCTGTCAGAAAGAAGAGAGGCAGACCTATGACCAAAAACTTGGACCCTGACCCAG ACCCGCCATCCCCCGACTCCCCCACAGAGACCTTTGCAGCACCAGCTGAAGTCCGACACTTCACCGACGGCAGCTTTCCACCTGGCTTCGTCCTCCAGCTCTTCTCCCATACCCAGCTCAGGGCCACCGACAATAAGGACTCACATAAGGAGGGCAAAGCAGCAGAAGGCCTTCCCCAGCCAGAAAGCCCCACTCCAG ATCCCCCTCCGGGGCTTCGCGGGACACTGGATCTCCAGGTTATCCGAGTGCGGCTGGAGGAGCCCCCAGCGGTCAACCTCTTGCAAGATTGGTCCAAGCACCCCCGGGGCACCAAGGGAGTGGGAACAGGTGATGCCCCAGACTGGCCCACAGTTCTGTCAGAGTCCAGCACTACTGTCGGGGGGCAGCCAGAGGCAGGGAGTGGGGTATAA
- the Spindoc gene encoding spindlin interactor and repressor of chromatin-binding protein isoform X1: MALKAEGASLDCFEVTLKCEEGEDDDEAVVVAVIPRPEPMLRVTQQEKTPPPQPNLLEIVGDGCEEPKQQVSWEQEFLVGNSPGGSGRALCMVCGAEIRFPSADTARMHILEQHPHTLDLSPSEKSNILEAWSEGVALLQDVHAEQPSPPSSESGRDAEPDPNGNADSARMPAEIVVLLDSEDNASLPKRIRPRGLRPLELPVAPVPEPGNKKLRGQRWKESPGDEPVRKKRGRPMTKNLDPDPDPPSPDSPTETFAAPAEVRHFTDGSFPPGFVLQLFSHTQLRATDNKDSHKEGKAAEGLPQPESPTPGGDISRVPVQRLALVRNKGNGSQPLQEEWVSVEHISPSGASRDTGSPGYPSAAGGAPSGQPLARLVQAPPGHQGSGNR, from the exons ATGGCTCTGAAGGCCGAGGGAGCCTCGCTGGACTGCTTCGAGGTGACGCTCAAGTGTGAGGAAGGGGAGGACGACGACGAGGCCGTGGTGGTGGCGGTAATCCCGCGGCCGGAGCCGATGCTCAGAG TGACCCAACAGGAAAAGACCCCACCACCTCAGCCCAACCTGCTGGAGATAGTTGGTGATGGCTGTGAGGAGCCTAAGCAACAAGTGTCTTGGGAACAGGAGTTCCTGGTGGGAAATAGCCCAGGAGGCAGCGGGCGGGCCCTGTGCATGGTGTGTGGAGCCGAGATCCGCTTCCCCTCAGCCGACACTGCTCGAATGCACATCCTGGAACAGCATCCCCATACCCTAGACCTGAGCCCCTCTGAGAAAAGCAATATTCTGGAGGCCTGGAGTGAAGGAGTGGCTCTTTTGCAAGATGTTCATGCTGAGCAGCCCTCCCCCCCCAGCTCAG AATCAGGCCGGGATGCTGAACCAGACCCTAATGGCAATGCAGACTCTGCTAGGATGCCAGCAGAGATCGTGGTCCTCCTGGACTCTGAGGACAATGCGTCCCTCCCAAAAAGGATCCGGCCCAGGGGACTCCGTCCCCTTGAGCTGCCTG TTGCCCCTGTCCCTGAGCCTGGAAATAAGAAACTTCGTGGTCAGAGATGGAAGGAGTCCCCTGGGGACGAGCCTGTCAGAAAGAAGAGAGGCAGACCTATGACCAAAAACTTGGACCCTGACCCAG ACCCGCCATCCCCCGACTCCCCCACAGAGACCTTTGCAGCACCAGCTGAAGTCCGACACTTCACCGACGGCAGCTTTCCACCTGGCTTCGTCCTCCAGCTCTTCTCCCATACCCAGCTCAGGGCCACCGACAATAAGGACTCACATAAGGAGGGCAAAGCAGCAGAAGGCCTTCCCCAGCCAGAAAGCCCCACTCCAG GTGGTGACATTTCCAGAGTCCCTGTCCAGAGATTGGCCTTAGTGAGAAACAAGGGGAATGGGTCCCAGCCTCTGCAGGAGGAGTGGGTCTCTGTGGAACACAT ATCCCCCTCCGGGGCTTCGCGGGACACTGGATCTCCAGGTTATCCGAGTGCGGCTGGAGGAGCCCCCAGCGGTCAACCTCTTGCAAGATTGGTCCAAGCACCCCCGGGGCACCAAGGGAGTGGGAACAGGTGA